The proteins below come from a single Macrobrachium nipponense isolate FS-2020 chromosome 17, ASM1510439v2, whole genome shotgun sequence genomic window:
- the LOC135196330 gene encoding cytochrome P450 315a1, mitochondrial-like: protein MSTAVTSLFRRQLRRAGSYLKVLQQRRQRATLAAPFEDFQPTLSPGVVNGLASPKTYKEMPSSPGMPILGTLPEFVAAGGVQNQHNYIAKRHQQLGSVFKERLAGHELVYVSDPSVVRDVFANEGQYPKHYIPEAWLLYNEDRQANRGLFFMEGEEWKTNRSILNRRLLRPDSIKPHFDNFGEVSDSLVQHWATSYAGGVVTNLEKELYRWGIESLGVMVFGNRLGFLNNKRSPSAAYSEDNMEMEKFISAIHGIFKETSAMGMFPPGLARALKLPMWTRFAEAVDRALDIGQEMVMKGLHDSKTRLEKGGSPSSLLDQLLITEKLEEENIVRLLTDLFLAAADTTSHTAIWSLYLLGRHPEVVSRLRQEIHKATGSSGVVKGEHLSSMPYLKGVVKESLRLYPVAPFLTRALDRDTVLGEYLVPGGTMVILSVYSTGRDPSYFPSPDTFAPQRWIRESAGGVRPLTRHAVSSSSPPASSASCPFSAKRGSSSNASSGKLHSYAFIPFGIGARSCIGRRISETQLHLMLAKLVQNFDIHAQNEVDMVMRMVGVTSQPLQLEISPISKCR from the exons ATGTCAACTGCTGTTACATCCTTGTTTCGACGTCAACTGCGCCGGGCAGGCAGCTACCTGAAGGTGCTGCAGCAGAGAAGACAGAGAGCCACTCTCGCCGCCCCTTTCGAGGACTTCCAGCCAACCCTCTCCCCGGGCGTCGTCAACGGACTCGCGTCTCCTAAAACCTATAAGGAGATGCCCTCGTCTCCTGGCATGCCCATCCTCGGTACCCTGCCGGAGTTCGTCGCCGCAGGAGGGGTACAGAACCAGCACAACTACATCGCCAAAAGACACCAACAACTGGGCAGTGTCTTCAAGGAACGTTTGGCTGGGCATGAGCTCGTGTACGTCTCCGACCCAAGTGTAGTGAGGGACGTGTTCGCCAACGAGGGCCAATACCCAAAACATTACATTCCAGAGGCCTGGCTCCTGTATAACGAAGACAGACAAGCTAACAGAGGACTCTTCTTTAT GGAGGGAGAAGAATGGAAGACCAACCGCAGCATCCTAAATCGCCGACTGCTGCGTCCAGACTCCATAAAACCCCACTTCGACAACTTCGGAGAGGTGAGCGACTCGCTGGTGCAACACTGGGCGACTTCCTACGCTGGGGGCGTCGTCACGAACCTGGAGAAGGAGCTTTATCGCTGGGGAATTGAAT CTTTGGGCGTGATGGTTTTCGGTAACAGATTAGGCTTCCTCAATAACAAAAGGTCTCCATCGGCCGCCTATTCAGAAGATAACATGGAGATGGAAAAATTCATCTCCGCCATTCACGGCATCTTCAAGGAGACGAGTGCCATGGGCATGTTCCCTCCAGGCTTAGCTAGGGCCCTGAAGCTACCCATGTGGACCAGATTTGCCGAGGCTGTGGATCGGGCTTTAGATATTG GCCAAGAAATGGTAATGAAAGGTCTGCACGACTCTAAGACCCGCCTAGAGAAAGGAGGATCTCCTAGCAGCCTCCTGGACCAGCTACTCATTACGGAGAAACTAGAGGAAGAGAATATCGTGAGACTGTTGACAGATCTCTTCCTCGCGGCAGCTGACACG ACTTCACACACTGCCATCTGGTCCCTCTACCTCCTCGGGCGCCACCCGGAAGTCGTGAGTCGACTCCGGCAGGAGATCCACAAAGCCACAGGAAGCTCGGGGGTAGTCAAAGGAGAGCATCTTTCTTCCATGCCATACCTCAAGGGCGTGGTCAAGGAGTCCCTGAGACTGTATCCCGTAGCCCCGTTCCTGACCAGAGCCCTCGACAGAGATACGGTGCTTGGAGAATACTTGGTTCCCGGAGGG ACGATGGTGATTCTCTCCGTGTACTCAACCGGGCGGGACCCGTCCTACTTCCCCAGCCCGGACACCTTTGCCCCGCAGAGGTGGATCAGAGAGAGCGCAGGTGGTGTTCGTCCCCTGACCAGGCATGCAGTTTCTTCGTCTTCTCCCCCGGCGTCCTCTGCTTCCTGTCCCTTCTCCGCAAAGAGGGGCAGTAGCAGCAACGCCTCCTCCGGAAAGCTGCACTCGTACGCCTTTATCCCCTTCGGCATAGGGGCCAGGTCTTGCATCGGGAGGCGGATCTCCGAGACGCAGCTGCACCTTATGCTGGCCAAACTCGTCCAGAATTTCGACATTCACGCGCAGAACGAAGTCGATATGGTCATGAGGATGGTCGGAGTCACTTCACAGCCTCTCCAACTGGAGATTAGTCCAATTTCTAAATGCAGATAG